A window of Juglans regia cultivar Chandler chromosome 7, Walnut 2.0, whole genome shotgun sequence contains these coding sequences:
- the LOC108998335 gene encoding cucumber peeling cupredoxin-like, producing MEKFTSVVAVFGVVVVLLLQCAAAQTVHVVGDSIGWRVPTGGASAYETWAASKQFVVGDILLFNFATNEHDVLQVPKESYDSCSSSNPIGDTITTGPVNITLSTAGTHYYICTIGRHCQSGQKLAVTVSGSPSAVPPTTSTPPATPTPSTTPSPTSGTPADCAPTPASSPTSSPPMGPTTPETMSPPDSSSSSTVFVFASLFISLLSIAMVFLF from the exons ATGGAGAAGTTCACGAGTGTTGTTGCCGTTTTTGGTGTTGTTGTTGTGCTGCTATTGCAATGCGCAGCAGCACAAACAGTGCATGTGGTAGGAGATAGCATCGGTTGGAGGGTTCCTACAGGAGGTGCTTCCGCATACGAAACTTGGGCGGCCAGTAAGCAATTCGTGGTTGGCGATATCCTAT TATTCAACTTTGCCACAAATGAGCATGATGTTCTTCAAGTACCGAAAGAATCCTATGACAGTTGCAGCTCGTCTAATCCCATTGGTGACACCATCACCACTGGCCCTGTCAACATAACTCTGTCCACTGCTGGCACCCACTACTACATCTGCACTATTGGCCGGCATTGCCAATCGGGTCAGAAGTTAGCCGTTACCGTCTCCGGTTCTCCAAGTGCTGTCCCGCCTACAACGAGTACTCCACCTGCCACCCCGACTCCTTCTACAACACCATCTCCCACATCAGGGACCCCTGCTGATTGCGCTCCAACTCCTGCATCATCCCCGACATCATCCCCACCCATGGGTCCGACCACTCCGGAAACAATGTCGCCGCCTGACTCTTCATCATCTAGTACTGTCTTTGTCTTTGCTAGTTTATTCATCTCTTTGTTGTCCATTGCCATGGTTTTCCTTTTCTGA